One Mycolicibacterium sp. TUM20985 genomic window, CGTGGACCCGGCGATTGCCGGAAGCATCACGCCTCTGGCGGACAAGTACAACGAGTCGGCGGACCCGGTCGGGGACAAGTGCGTGAAGGTCGGCGTGAAGTCAGCCGAATCCGATCAGGTGATCAACGGTTTCGTCGGGCCGTGGCGAGGCGATCTGGGCGAGCGCCCGGCGCTGTGGATTCCCGGCAGTTCGATCTCCGAGGCCCGCCTCGAGGCCGCAACCGGTGAGAAGACGGTGAGTGACAGTCGCTCCCTGGTCACCTCCCCGGTGCTGCTCGCGGTGCGCCCGCAGCTGAAGGATGCCCTCGCTCAGCAGAACTGGGGCACGCTCCCTGCACTGCAGAACAACCCCGCATCGCTGGACGGGGTGGACCTGCCCGGGTGGGGATCCCTGCGGTTGGCCCTGCCGCTCGCCGGTGACAGTGACGCCACGTATCTGGCCGCCGAGGCCGTCGCATCCGCGGCAGCACCACGGGGTCAGCCGCCGACGTCGGGTGCCAACGCCATCGCCAGCTTGATGGCAGGGCAGCCCAAACTCGCCGACGATGCCTCGGCCACGGCGATGGATGCGCTGATCGAGGCGCGTGACCCCGCTTCCGCGGACGTCCACGCCGTGGTTGCCACCGAGCAACAGATCTTCCAGCGGGGAAACCAGCCTGACGCCAAGGGGCAGCTCGCCGCGTGGCTGCCGCCGGGGCCGACCGCCACCGCCGACTACCCGACGGTCCTGCTCTCGGGTGACTGGCTGAGTCAGGAACAGATCAGCGCCGCAAGCGAATTCGCTCGCTTCCTGCGCAATCCCGAAGCGCTGGCGAGCCTGTCCGAAGCCGGCTTCCGCGCCGAGGGCACCACCATGCCGCAGAGTGACGTCATCGACTTCGCCTCGCTGAGTGCCCCGCTGTCGGTGGGCGACGGCGGCATGCGTGCCACGCTCGCCAACCTCGTCAGCACCCCCGCTCAGAGTCCCGCCGTCACCGTGCTGCTCGACCAGTCGATGACGCCCGACGAGGGTGGCAAGTCCAGGCTGGCCAACGTCACCGCTGCGCTGACCGCACGCCTGCAGGCGCTGCCGCCGAGTTCGGCGGTCGGCCTGTGGACGTTCGACGGCGTGGCCGGTCGGTCCGAGGTACCCATGGGACCGCTCGCCGACCAGGTGGCTGGGGAGCCGCGCTCGGCCGTACTCACCGCCAACCTGAACGGTCAGACGCCCAGCAACGGCGGTGCGGTGTCCTTCACCACGCTGCGGTTGATGTACCCGGACGCCGTCGCGAACTTCCGCGAGAGACAACCCAATTCGGTGCTCGTCATCACGGCGGGCCCGCACACCGACCAGTCGCTCGACGGCGCCGGCCTGCAGGACTTCATCCGGCAGAACTTCAACCAGGCGCGGCCGGTCGCGGTCGACGTGATCGACTTCGGCGGCGACCCCGACCGGAGCAGCTGGGAAGCGGTGGCTCAGGCGACCGGTGGGAACTATCAGAACCTCGCCACTTCGGCGGGCCCGGAGCTCACGACGGCGTTGACGACCGCGCTCGGCTAATTGCCGAGCAGCCGCAGCGCGTGCCCGGTGAAGTCGGCGGGCACCTCGACCTGGGGATAGTGACCGACGCCGTCCAGCTCGACGACGTCGGCGGCTGGCCGCAACTCCCGCAGACCGTCGAGCACGTTGACCGTGGCGACGGGATCGTCGAGCGCCCACAGGAAGCTGAGCGGTTTCGACCAGTCCCGTACGGCGCCGTGCCACCGCGCCGCGTGGCGTACCCGCTCGTCGAGATAGGAGATCAGCAGGTGCGCGATGCGATTGCCCCCGCGGTGCGCCAGCAATGCCCACTGGGCGTCGGCCTCCTCCGCCGAGAGCGGGTGCCCGGCGCTGAACAGCTCGCCGAATCCCTTGGTGAACGTCCGCCGGTTGGTCAGCCGGGCCGCGGCGGGTCCCAGCGGGCCGCGCAGCAACTTCTGCGCTGGCCGTAGCGACGCCCGCTCCAGGATCACGCTACCGTTGGTGAGCACCGCCGCGCGGAGGTCGAAACCCAAGCGGCCCTCGATGTCTCGCGCCAGAAGCTCCGTGGCGACCGAGGTGCCCATGTCGTGGGCGATCAGGACGACGGGACCAGACACCTCGGCGGTGACCACCGACTCCACCAGGTCGGCCTGTTCGAAGAGGCTGTAGCGGTGCGGGCGCGGTTTCTCCGAGAGCCCGAAGCCGAGGAAGTCCATCGTCAGCCAGGCGCGGTCACCCAGGTGCTGGACGACCTCGCGGTAGTCATAGGAACTCGACGGGTA contains:
- a CDS encoding substrate-binding domain-containing protein; the protein is MGRHSIPDPEDTPDEGEVSASGPGERPSPEYSGAADQFDDDYDDYEDDDYEDVDYADGGFAAEHDEWQPAPGADAGYDFSYLEQPEPETQAFASSASPPNRRDWESSEWTGSHRAIVPQRRGVSVGVIIALVTVVVVVGAVIAWRFFGDALSQRSQAGAARCVAGEVAVAVIVDPAIAGSITPLADKYNESADPVGDKCVKVGVKSAESDQVINGFVGPWRGDLGERPALWIPGSSISEARLEAATGEKTVSDSRSLVTSPVLLAVRPQLKDALAQQNWGTLPALQNNPASLDGVDLPGWGSLRLALPLAGDSDATYLAAEAVASAAAPRGQPPTSGANAIASLMAGQPKLADDASATAMDALIEARDPASADVHAVVATEQQIFQRGNQPDAKGQLAAWLPPGPTATADYPTVLLSGDWLSQEQISAASEFARFLRNPEALASLSEAGFRAEGTTMPQSDVIDFASLSAPLSVGDGGMRATLANLVSTPAQSPAVTVLLDQSMTPDEGGKSRLANVTAALTARLQALPPSSAVGLWTFDGVAGRSEVPMGPLADQVAGEPRSAVLTANLNGQTPSNGGAVSFTTLRLMYPDAVANFRERQPNSVLVITAGPHTDQSLDGAGLQDFIRQNFNQARPVAVDVIDFGGDPDRSSWEAVAQATGGNYQNLATSAGPELTTALTTALG
- a CDS encoding alpha/beta fold hydrolase — translated: MSSSLPRSVRDWLDGGHFVERGPGSVFVRGATGTGPTVLLLHGYPSSSYDYREVVQHLGDRAWLTMDFLGFGLSEKPRPHRYSLFEQADLVESVVTAEVSGPVVLIAHDMGTSVATELLARDIEGRLGFDLRAAVLTNGSVILERASLRPAQKLLRGPLGPAAARLTNRRTFTKGFGELFSAGHPLSAEEADAQWALLAHRGGNRIAHLLISYLDERVRHAARWHGAVRDWSKPLSFLWALDDPVATVNVLDGLRELRPAADVVELDGVGHYPQVEVPADFTGHALRLLGN